The following coding sequences lie in one Stegostoma tigrinum isolate sSteTig4 chromosome 31, sSteTig4.hap1, whole genome shotgun sequence genomic window:
- the LOC125466268 gene encoding pyruvate dehydrogenase (acetyl-transferring) kinase isozyme 2, mitochondrial-like isoform X2: MFLRQELPVRLSNIMKEINLLPDRLLGTPSVQLVQSWYVQSLLDILEFYDQNPDDLRVLSRFTDALVTIRNRHNDVVPTMAQGVIEYKESYLEDSITSQNVQYFLDRFYMSRISIRMLINQHTLIFDGTTNPAHPKHIGSIDPDCEVVNVIRDAYETAKLLCDQYYMDSPALEVDQYNVNGSGPVHIVYVPSHLYHMLFELFKNAMRATVESHESSPCLPSIKVKVALGGEDVTIKMSDKGGGVSLSKIDRLFSYMYSTAPTPHLESSRGTPLAGFGYGLPISRLYAKYFQGDLQLYSMEGYGTDAVIYLKALSKDSVERLPVYNKSAWRHYQHSHEADDWCVPSSDPKNMAAHKIQQ; encoded by the exons ATGTTTCTGAGGCAAGAGCTGCCTGTGAGACTCTCTAATATTATGAAGGAAATCAATCTTCTCCCAGACCGGCTACTTGGCACACCTTCTGTTCAGTTAGTCCAAAGCTG GTATGTTCAAAGTCTCTTGGATATTCTTGAGTTTTATGACCAGAACCCTGACGACCTGAGAGTTTTATCAAG ATTTACAGATGCTTTAGTCACAATCCGAAATAGACATAATGATGTTGTTCCAACAATGGCACAAGGTGTTATTGAGTACAAGGAATCTTACTTGGAAGATAGCATTACTAGTCAAAATGTACAGTACTTTCTGGATCGATTTTACATGAGCCGTATTTCCATCAGAATGCTCATCAATCAGCATA CACTAATTTTTGATGGTACAACAAACCCAGCTCATCCCAAGCACATAGGCAGTATTGATCCAGACTGTGAAGTTGTAAATGTCATCAGGG ATGCATACGAAACAGCTAAACTCCTTTGTGACCAATATTACATGGACTCCCCTGCACTGGAAGTGGACCAATACAACG TGAATGGTTCAGGACCTGTCCATATTGTTTATGTACCATCTCATCTTTACCATATGCTGTTTGAACTTTTCAAA AATGCTATGAGAGCTACTGTAGAAAGTCATGAATCCAGTCCTTGCCTTCCATCTATCAAAGTGAAAGTTGCACTGGGTGGTGAAGATGTCACAATTAAG atGAGTGATAAAGGAGGTGGTGTTTCCCTGAGTAAGATAGACCGGCTGTTTAGTTACATGTATAGCACAGCTCCCACACCACACTTGGAAAGCTCAAGAGGCACACCACTG GCTGGTTTTGGCTATGGGCTGCCTATTTCAAGACTTTATGCCAAGTACTTTCAGGGAGATCTTCAGCTGTATTCCATGGAGGGTTATGGAACTGATGCAGTCATTTACCTAAAG GCTCTATCAAAAGACTCAGTAGAGAGGCTACCAGTTTATAACAAATCTGCTTGGCGACATTACCAACATAGTCATGAGGCTGATGATTGGTGTGTACCTAGCAGTGATCCAAAGAACATGGCTGCACACAAGATTCAGCAATGA
- the LOC125466268 gene encoding pyruvate dehydrogenase (acetyl-transferring) kinase isozyme 2, mitochondrial-like isoform X1: MKFVRFLMKNSALANVPKHIDHFSKFSPSPLSIKQFLDFGSTNACEKTSFMFLRQELPVRLSNIMKEINLLPDRLLGTPSVQLVQSWYVQSLLDILEFYDQNPDDLRVLSRFTDALVTIRNRHNDVVPTMAQGVIEYKESYLEDSITSQNVQYFLDRFYMSRISIRMLINQHTLIFDGTTNPAHPKHIGSIDPDCEVVNVIRDAYETAKLLCDQYYMDSPALEVDQYNVNGSGPVHIVYVPSHLYHMLFELFKNAMRATVESHESSPCLPSIKVKVALGGEDVTIKMSDKGGGVSLSKIDRLFSYMYSTAPTPHLESSRGTPLAGFGYGLPISRLYAKYFQGDLQLYSMEGYGTDAVIYLKALSKDSVERLPVYNKSAWRHYQHSHEADDWCVPSSDPKNMAAHKIQQ; encoded by the exons ATGAAATTCGTTCGCTTTCTTATGAAGAACTCGGCCTTGGCCAACGTACCGAAACATATCGATCATTTTTCCAAATTCTCGCCATCCCCGCTCTCCATTAAGCAGTTTTTGGATTTTG GCTCAACAAATGCCTGTGAGAAGACCTCCTTTATGTTTCTGAGGCAAGAGCTGCCTGTGAGACTCTCTAATATTATGAAGGAAATCAATCTTCTCCCAGACCGGCTACTTGGCACACCTTCTGTTCAGTTAGTCCAAAGCTG GTATGTTCAAAGTCTCTTGGATATTCTTGAGTTTTATGACCAGAACCCTGACGACCTGAGAGTTTTATCAAG ATTTACAGATGCTTTAGTCACAATCCGAAATAGACATAATGATGTTGTTCCAACAATGGCACAAGGTGTTATTGAGTACAAGGAATCTTACTTGGAAGATAGCATTACTAGTCAAAATGTACAGTACTTTCTGGATCGATTTTACATGAGCCGTATTTCCATCAGAATGCTCATCAATCAGCATA CACTAATTTTTGATGGTACAACAAACCCAGCTCATCCCAAGCACATAGGCAGTATTGATCCAGACTGTGAAGTTGTAAATGTCATCAGGG ATGCATACGAAACAGCTAAACTCCTTTGTGACCAATATTACATGGACTCCCCTGCACTGGAAGTGGACCAATACAACG TGAATGGTTCAGGACCTGTCCATATTGTTTATGTACCATCTCATCTTTACCATATGCTGTTTGAACTTTTCAAA AATGCTATGAGAGCTACTGTAGAAAGTCATGAATCCAGTCCTTGCCTTCCATCTATCAAAGTGAAAGTTGCACTGGGTGGTGAAGATGTCACAATTAAG atGAGTGATAAAGGAGGTGGTGTTTCCCTGAGTAAGATAGACCGGCTGTTTAGTTACATGTATAGCACAGCTCCCACACCACACTTGGAAAGCTCAAGAGGCACACCACTG GCTGGTTTTGGCTATGGGCTGCCTATTTCAAGACTTTATGCCAAGTACTTTCAGGGAGATCTTCAGCTGTATTCCATGGAGGGTTATGGAACTGATGCAGTCATTTACCTAAAG GCTCTATCAAAAGACTCAGTAGAGAGGCTACCAGTTTATAACAAATCTGCTTGGCGACATTACCAACATAGTCATGAGGCTGATGATTGGTGTGTACCTAGCAGTGATCCAAAGAACATGGCTGCACACAAGATTCAGCAATGA